The Daphnia magna isolate NIES linkage group LG6, ASM2063170v1.1, whole genome shotgun sequence genome segment GAAATGGTTGGAACAAGACTACCGTACTATTGGGGCGTGACTTACCGTTTTATACGCGAGCGGGAGTCAGCATTCACCTAGAAATCCTTTGTTTGATGACGCACGACCTTATGCACCCTCATACGAAACAACTTTTAACAAGAATGCAGAGCAAAGTTGAAAAGAAGATTAGCACTGAAACTTACGTTTTTGCAGGGACAGCAGTTCACGTTGCCTGCATGCCGATTTTCGAGACTTTCACGCAAAATTATGCGGTAATCTTCTAGGATTCTAAGATAGAATTTTTCTATAACCTCAGCTTCGGTATCCAATTTAAACAATTTTCCACGACAAACTAAGGAAGATTGGTAGGTGTATGGGATTTACCGAAAAATATATCTGGTTAAAACAGTTTTTAGTGTTGTACTGCTGCCGTTGCAGTGGCTTGATTTGACAAGTCACACAATTAAATCTCGTACAGTTGGTCTGCCTTCCTTTCAATCAACCGCGGTACTCCTGCCTCGTAATCTTCCAAGTGCTAATAGAATACTTTACAACAGAGCTAGGCTTGGACGGCAAATAGCGAGTAGCAATGGAATAATTTTCATAAATGAATTGCGACGTCCTTCTCGTGAGTCCCGCATTGGGCTAGGCGGTACGACATCAGCAATGTCACTCCCGTATACTGCCGGTCGTGTCAAGGAGCTGCGACCGGCAGCGGAGTGCTCCTCTTCAGTCAATCGGTCGAGTGGATTAAATCTATCGAATCAAGACTATCTTGAAGCCCATAAATGAATGAGGACGCACTACAATTAATTGCATTTCGATACAATTGCCTTTTGTTCTCGTTGCTACTGATGTCGTatgtcatcttttttttttttttgtacctgACATTTGGTTCTATTTCCGTTCGACGTTGAATGTATGCACCATTATGCCCCATTGCATGTCACTCCAAAAGAGTATTCTcgttcattttgtttaattcaACGTCAACTGAAAGTAGCGTACGGGCCATCTCGTCAAACAAACCAATCAACCTGATTGGACCAATCGCTAGTGACAAGCCATTTATTTAATGGCTCGTAATGTTAATTTGTTTGAAGCCATGTGCGCAAATAAGGGTATGTGATAAATATTTAGGAATTAGAAAGAGATACGACAAGCCAAGCGATGACAAAGTAGAACAATCCAATCGGATAAGCAGCCAGCACTTTCCGGCGGGGCGGAGAAGAATCGCCTAAAAATTTCATGGCCGCTGTGATTTCACgggaattagaaaaaaaaaaattactgaaGTAAAATGTCACTAAATAAAAGAGTTTCCTTTACCCCAGACTGCCCAGAAGAACGCCGTTAAAGAAAAGCCGCAACGTAGAATGAAGAACATGGTATTCTGCTGAAGAAGTAAAACAATCCGACATAGACCCAATGCAATCGATAGGGGCAGCAGGCAATACCCCAGAACACACacactttgaaaaaatgatctgtaaaaaaaaaagtaaggtCCTTATTGAGTCAAATAGTGATTTTACTGATTTCACATCTAATTAGAATTGTGATATTTTCTTACATCGTCCCCCCAAGCAACTTGGTATTTATGGTAACAGCCATGGCACCAACCCAAACAATTACAAACACTTCTGCAAATTCTGGTCCACCATCATGATCTGTGCTATCACTTCTTCCCTGTAATAATCTTGAtggtaaaaataatttattgtcATGGTATGTACTTGACTAGTATGTGGAGTACTGCAACTTACAATGCCATGAAAGTGCACAAGATCAGAGGTCCCCACAAATCCCCTGAATCAAGGACAAGATAAGCTTACTCTATACTAAGAAACACTTGTTTAAACAACTTACATTCTGTTAATAAAGATGCCTGATGGCGAGGATAGAGTACGTGCAAAAATTTGTTTCCAACAGCCTTGAGATCCCGTACCTGATAAGGATAAGCTGTTAGCATTGCACAATAGCAACTGTAATGAAATAAGGTAAACTTAACAATAGTCAGACGTATAGGTTCGTCCAATGTATTGAATTCTGGTTTTCCTTCTCCGTTTACAGGTTTGGAGATGGAGGGTATACTGTCCATTTTTCCACTGACGTCGACAAGGTAATCTTCATTCTAAAAGTTAAATTGTTGTATTTCACTCGTA includes the following:
- the LOC116925928 gene encoding protein YIPF6; this translates as MEEFSSLPPFSSPSNEDYLVDVSGKMDSIPSISKPVNGEGKPEFNTLDEPIRLTIVRDLKAVGNKFLHVLYPRHQASLLTEWDLWGPLILCTFMALLLQGRSDSTDHDGGPEFAEVFVIVWVGAMAVTINTKLLGGTISFFQSVCVLGYCLLPLSIALGLCRIVLLLQQNTMFFILRCGFSLTAFFWAVWAAMKFLGDSSPPRRKVLAAYPIGLFYFVIAWLVVSLSNS